One Pedococcus aerophilus DNA window includes the following coding sequences:
- a CDS encoding MFS transporter, with amino-acid sequence MTESAPPAPAAPAPGALDGADRSAAPAIDPMVDPVGPPVRSTHTNLALLALAIGGFAIGTTEFVTMGLLPEVAAGVGISIPTAGHVVSAYAAGVVVGAPVLATLGSKMPRKTLLLWLMGGFAVANGLSALASSYGLLMAARFLSGLPHGAYFGVGALVAASLVPAHRRTWAVSMMITGLTVANIVGVPLTTRLGQSYGWQWPYAAVAVLAAITVLAVWRWVPFCPPDGGATMRSEFSALRRPQVWFALAIGTVGFGGMFATFSYISPTMTELGGFSKGAIPLILAVYGVGMTAGAMASGPVSRLGLLRGIVVVMGTIAVMLALFGPAVAASKWLAVVAVFMLGLLPSALVPMLQTRLMDVAHEGQSLAAALNHSTLNLANALGAWLGSIVLSAGLGYEWPSRLGAVLAVLGVGIALASGITGRRSAQVARTR; translated from the coding sequence GTGACCGAGTCCGCCCCGCCCGCACCTGCCGCGCCCGCTCCCGGCGCCCTCGACGGCGCCGACCGCTCGGCCGCCCCGGCGATCGACCCGATGGTCGACCCGGTGGGCCCCCCGGTCCGCTCGACCCACACCAACCTCGCGCTCCTCGCGCTCGCCATCGGTGGCTTCGCGATCGGCACGACCGAGTTCGTGACCATGGGCCTGCTGCCCGAGGTCGCCGCCGGTGTCGGCATCTCGATCCCGACCGCGGGGCACGTCGTCTCGGCGTACGCCGCCGGTGTCGTCGTCGGTGCCCCCGTGCTGGCCACCCTCGGCTCGAAGATGCCCCGCAAGACCCTGCTGCTGTGGCTCATGGGTGGCTTCGCCGTCGCGAACGGACTGTCCGCGCTGGCCTCCAGCTACGGGCTGCTCATGGCCGCGCGCTTCCTGTCGGGCCTGCCGCACGGCGCGTACTTCGGCGTCGGTGCCTTGGTGGCGGCCTCCTTGGTGCCGGCCCACCGCCGCACCTGGGCCGTGTCGATGATGATCACCGGGCTGACCGTCGCCAACATCGTGGGGGTGCCGCTCACGACGCGCCTCGGTCAGTCCTACGGCTGGCAGTGGCCGTATGCAGCCGTGGCCGTCCTCGCCGCCATCACCGTGCTCGCCGTGTGGCGCTGGGTGCCGTTCTGCCCGCCCGACGGTGGCGCGACCATGCGGTCGGAGTTCTCGGCCCTGCGTCGTCCGCAGGTGTGGTTCGCGCTCGCGATCGGCACGGTCGGCTTCGGCGGGATGTTCGCGACGTTCTCCTACATCTCGCCGACGATGACCGAGCTCGGCGGGTTCAGCAAGGGCGCGATCCCGCTCATCCTCGCCGTCTACGGCGTGGGCATGACCGCCGGCGCCATGGCCTCGGGGCCGGTCTCCAGGCTCGGCCTCCTGCGCGGGATCGTCGTCGTCATGGGGACGATCGCCGTGATGCTGGCGCTCTTCGGCCCCGCCGTCGCGGCGTCGAAGTGGCTGGCGGTCGTGGCCGTCTTCATGCTCGGGCTGCTGCCCAGCGCACTGGTGCCCATGCTCCAGACCCGGCTGATGGACGTCGCCCACGAGGGGCAGTCGCTCGCCGCCGCCCTCAACCACTCCACCCTCAACCTCGCCAACGCCCTCGGCGCCTGGCTCGGCTCGATCGTGCTCTCCGCGGGCCTGGGGTACGAGTGGCCCTCGCGGCTCGGCGCCGTGCTCGCGGTCCTCGGTGTCGGCATCGCGCTGGCGTCCGGCATCACCGGCCGCCGTTCCGCCCAGGTCGCTCGAACACGCTGA
- a CDS encoding winged helix-turn-helix domain-containing protein, protein MTPDDVGDADVVEADVVEATEPAQLKALAHPLRNRILFTIGQEGATVSQLAKRLSSNKGNIAHHLMVLERAGLARADRTRTVRGGTERYWVRTSRRLRTPSGPQGADHTAALFGAVAQELATAVGEPLMHLRRVRLTRAQAQALSAHLERVIEGLDEAPVGEPTHGVLVSVFERPGRNGGR, encoded by the coding sequence GTGACCCCTGACGACGTGGGCGACGCGGACGTGGTCGAGGCGGATGTGGTCGAGGCGACCGAACCCGCCCAGCTCAAGGCCCTGGCCCATCCCCTCCGCAACCGGATCCTGTTCACGATCGGGCAGGAGGGCGCCACCGTGAGCCAGCTGGCGAAGCGGCTGTCCTCCAACAAGGGCAACATCGCCCACCACCTCATGGTCCTGGAACGGGCCGGTCTCGCCCGGGCGGACCGGACGCGCACGGTGCGCGGTGGCACGGAGCGCTACTGGGTCCGGACCTCTCGACGACTGCGCACCCCGAGCGGGCCGCAGGGCGCTGACCACACGGCCGCGCTGTTCGGGGCCGTGGCCCAGGAGCTGGCCACCGCGGTCGGCGAACCGCTCATGCACCTGCGTCGGGTGCGGCTGACGCGCGCCCAGGCGCAGGCCCTGTCGGCACACCTCGAGCGCGTCATCGAGGGCCTCGACGAGGCACCGGTCGGCGAACCGACCCACGGCGTCCTGGTCAGCGTGTTCGAGCGACCTGGGCGGAACGGCGGCCGGTGA
- a CDS encoding S41 family peptidase yields the protein MTTDTLTATWTTPILEHCAELVDARYVLPEVAPRVAEALRAAAAAGRYAACTGPEDLAVAVTAHLHELTADLHLRLLFHADGAMGEQDPAALEAYWREEARRTAGGVQRVERTASGVGVVVLGPVLCHPAMGGDAVAAAMSLVADADALVLDVRGCRGGSPDGVVLLLSHLFEPEPVRLGDVESREGGTHQYWTQSALAGRRFGPDKPVAVLTSAETFSGGEAVAFDLQDLGRATVVGERTRGGAHPRIGVSVHPQLELSLPVARSVSPRTGGNWEGAGVLPDVEVAASDALDTALAFLAPTA from the coding sequence ATGACGACCGACACCCTCACGGCCACCTGGACCACCCCGATCCTCGAGCACTGCGCGGAGCTCGTCGACGCCCGATACGTCCTCCCGGAGGTCGCGCCGCGCGTCGCGGAGGCTCTGCGTGCCGCCGCCGCGGCGGGCAGGTATGCCGCGTGCACCGGTCCCGAGGACCTCGCCGTCGCCGTGACCGCGCACCTGCACGAGCTCACCGCAGACCTGCACCTGCGCCTGCTCTTCCACGCCGACGGTGCCATGGGGGAGCAGGACCCGGCCGCGCTGGAGGCCTACTGGCGTGAGGAGGCCCGCCGCACCGCCGGGGGCGTGCAGCGGGTCGAGCGGACGGCCTCCGGGGTCGGCGTCGTCGTGCTCGGCCCGGTGCTCTGCCACCCGGCCATGGGCGGCGACGCCGTCGCCGCGGCGATGTCGCTCGTGGCGGACGCCGATGCCCTCGTCCTGGACGTCCGTGGGTGCCGGGGCGGGAGCCCCGACGGCGTCGTGCTCCTGCTGAGCCACCTGTTCGAGCCCGAGCCGGTGCGCCTGGGCGACGTCGAGTCCCGCGAGGGCGGCACCCACCAGTACTGGACCCAGTCCGCGCTCGCGGGAAGGCGGTTCGGACCCGACAAGCCGGTGGCCGTGCTCACGTCGGCGGAGACGTTCTCCGGTGGGGAGGCGGTGGCGTTCGACCTGCAGGACCTGGGGCGGGCCACGGTCGTGGGGGAGCGCACCCGCGGTGGTGCCCACCCCCGGATCGGGGTGTCCGTCCACCCGCAGCTGGAGCTCAGCCTTCCGGTGGCCAGGTCGGTCAGCCCCCGCACCGGGGGGAACTGGGAGGGCGCGGGCGTCCTGCCGGACGTCGAGGTGGCGGCGTCGGACGCCCTCGACACCGCCCTGGCGTTCCTGGCGCCCACCGCCTGA
- the lepA gene encoding translation elongation factor 4, which yields MARTALQPHATPPDLIRNFSIIAHIDHGKSTLADRMLQVTGVVDGRAMRAQYLDKMDIERERGITIKSQAVRMPWELDGTTYALNMIDTPGHVDFTYEVSRSLAACEGAVLLVDAAQGIEAQTLANLYLAMENELAIIPVLNKIDLPAAQPEKFAEELAGLIGCEPEDCLRVSGKTGEGVEPLLNQIVRQLPAPVGDPDAPARAMIFDSVYDTYRGVVTYVRVIDGNLNPREKIAMMSTKATHELLEIGVSSPEPAPAKGLGVGEVGYLITGVKDVRQSKVGDTVTNAAKPAKEALGGYRDPKPMVFSGLYPIDGSDYPDLRDALDKLKLNDAALVYEPETSAALGFGFRIGFLGMLHLEIVRERLEREFDLDLISTLPNVVYDVTMDDGKVLTVTNPSEYPYGKVSSVTEPVVRATILVPSEFIGAVMELCQQKRGNLRGMDYLSEERVEMRYTLPLAEIVFDFFDQLKSRTRGYASLDYEPDGEQEADLVKVDILLQGETVDAFSSIVHKDKAYAYGVMMASKLKDLIPRQQFEVPIQAAIGARIIARENIRAIRKDVLAKCYGGDISRKRKLLEKQKAGKKRMKNIGSVEVPPEAFIAALSNDGEKAKK from the coding sequence ATGGCCCGCACCGCGCTGCAGCCGCACGCAACGCCGCCGGACCTGATCCGGAACTTCAGCATCATCGCCCACATCGACCACGGCAAGTCCACGCTGGCCGACCGCATGCTCCAGGTCACCGGTGTCGTCGACGGTCGCGCGATGCGCGCGCAGTACCTCGACAAGATGGACATCGAGCGCGAGCGCGGCATCACGATCAAGAGCCAGGCCGTCCGCATGCCGTGGGAGCTCGACGGCACGACGTACGCGTTGAACATGATCGACACCCCCGGCCACGTCGACTTCACCTACGAGGTGTCCCGGTCGCTCGCCGCCTGCGAGGGTGCGGTCCTGCTCGTCGATGCAGCGCAGGGGATCGAGGCGCAGACGCTGGCGAACCTCTACCTCGCCATGGAGAACGAGCTCGCGATCATCCCGGTGCTCAACAAGATCGACCTGCCGGCGGCTCAGCCGGAGAAGTTCGCCGAGGAGCTCGCCGGACTGATCGGCTGCGAGCCCGAGGACTGCCTGCGCGTCTCCGGCAAGACCGGCGAGGGCGTGGAGCCGCTGCTCAACCAGATCGTCCGCCAGCTCCCGGCCCCCGTCGGCGACCCCGACGCCCCGGCGCGCGCGATGATCTTCGACTCGGTCTACGACACCTACCGCGGTGTGGTCACCTACGTCCGGGTCATCGACGGCAACCTCAACCCCCGCGAGAAGATCGCGATGATGTCGACCAAGGCGACCCACGAGCTCCTCGAGATCGGCGTCAGCTCACCCGAGCCCGCGCCGGCCAAGGGTCTCGGGGTCGGCGAGGTGGGCTACCTCATCACCGGGGTGAAGGACGTGCGGCAGTCCAAGGTCGGTGACACCGTCACCAACGCGGCCAAGCCGGCCAAGGAGGCCCTCGGCGGCTACCGCGACCCCAAGCCGATGGTGTTCTCGGGGCTCTACCCGATCGACGGCTCCGACTACCCGGACCTGCGTGACGCCCTCGACAAGCTCAAGCTCAACGATGCGGCCCTGGTCTACGAGCCCGAGACGTCGGCGGCCCTCGGGTTCGGCTTCCGCATCGGGTTCCTCGGCATGCTGCACCTCGAGATCGTGCGCGAGCGCCTCGAGCGCGAGTTCGACCTCGACCTCATCTCGACCCTGCCCAACGTCGTCTACGACGTGACGATGGACGACGGCAAGGTCCTCACGGTCACCAACCCGAGCGAGTACCCCTACGGCAAGGTCTCCTCGGTCACCGAGCCCGTCGTGCGCGCCACGATCCTCGTGCCGAGCGAGTTCATCGGCGCCGTCATGGAGCTGTGCCAGCAGAAGCGCGGCAACCTGCGCGGCATGGACTACCTGTCCGAGGAGCGCGTCGAGATGCGCTACACGCTGCCGCTCGCGGAGATCGTCTTCGACTTCTTCGACCAGCTCAAGTCGCGCACCCGCGGCTACGCCTCGCTCGACTACGAACCCGACGGTGAGCAGGAGGCCGACCTCGTCAAGGTCGACATCCTGCTCCAGGGCGAGACCGTCGACGCCTTCTCCTCGATCGTCCACAAGGACAAGGCCTACGCGTACGGCGTGATGATGGCCAGCAAGCTCAAGGACCTCATCCCGCGCCAGCAGTTCGAGGTGCCGATCCAGGCCGCCATCGGCGCGCGGATCATCGCCCGCGAGAACATCCGGGCGATCCGCAAGGACGTCCTGGCCAAGTGCTACGGCGGCGACATCAGCCGCAAGCGCAAGCTGCTCGAGAAGCAGAAGGCCGGCAAGAAGCGGATGAAGAACATCGGCTCGGTCGAGGTCCCGCCGGAGGCGTTCATCGCAGCGCTGTCCAACGACGGCGAGAAGGCCAAGAAGTAG
- a CDS encoding hotdog fold domain-containing protein: MVDTYALYRRLSRLPRGRTVFSLVFEQAAPYFRTARPRFVELGPNRAVLTIRRRRRVQNHLGTVHVIAICNGLEAAMGALAEATIPTHRRWIPKGMEVDYAAKATTDITCVATTDPADWARAGDVEVPVRVVATRADGTAVVEGTIRLWVTDKPTR; the protein is encoded by the coding sequence ATGGTCGACACCTACGCGCTCTACCGACGGCTCTCGCGCCTGCCCCGCGGACGGACGGTCTTCTCGCTCGTATTCGAGCAGGCGGCTCCGTACTTCCGCACCGCGCGACCGCGCTTCGTCGAGCTCGGGCCGAACCGTGCCGTGCTGACGATCCGCAGGCGCCGCCGGGTCCAGAACCACCTGGGCACCGTGCACGTCATCGCGATCTGCAACGGGCTCGAGGCGGCGATGGGCGCGCTCGCCGAGGCGACGATCCCGACGCACCGCCGCTGGATACCGAAGGGCATGGAGGTCGACTACGCCGCGAAGGCGACGACCGACATCACCTGCGTCGCCACCACCGACCCTGCCGACTGGGCGCGGGCCGGCGACGTCGAGGTCCCCGTCCGCGTGGTCGCGACCCGGGCCGACGGCACCGCCGTGGTCGAGGGGACCATCCGGCTCTGGGTCACCGACAAGCCGACCCGGTGA
- a CDS encoding dihydrofolate reductase family protein, whose product MRPLRYGINVTLDGCCHHEAGLPPDEESMAFWTAELERADALLYGRVTYSMMESAWRRPADGGWPDWMGDEDIPFAESIDQKPKYVVSSTVAEVDWNAELLTGDLREAVQRLKDEPGDGLSVGGVTLPLALADLGLIDEYTFVVHPVLAGHGPTLLSGLRERVRLEPLDRREFRSGAVALRFRPVTTAG is encoded by the coding sequence ATGAGACCACTTCGGTACGGCATCAACGTCACGCTCGACGGCTGCTGCCACCACGAGGCGGGACTGCCTCCCGACGAGGAGTCGATGGCGTTCTGGACGGCCGAGCTCGAGCGCGCCGACGCATTGCTCTACGGCCGGGTGACCTACTCGATGATGGAGTCGGCGTGGCGGCGGCCGGCGGACGGCGGGTGGCCCGACTGGATGGGTGACGAGGACATCCCGTTCGCCGAGTCCATCGACCAGAAGCCGAAGTACGTCGTGTCCAGCACCGTGGCCGAGGTCGACTGGAACGCCGAGCTGCTCACGGGCGACCTGCGGGAAGCGGTGCAGCGGCTCAAGGACGAACCGGGCGACGGCCTGTCCGTGGGGGGCGTGACCCTGCCCCTGGCACTGGCCGACCTGGGGCTGATCGACGAGTACACCTTCGTCGTGCACCCGGTCCTGGCCGGTCATGGTCCGACCCTGCTCTCGGGGCTGCGCGAACGCGTCAGGCTCGAGCCGCTGGACCGTCGGGAGTTCCGGTCGGGAGCGGTGGCGCTGCGGTTCCGCCCGGTGACCACGGCCGGGTGA
- a CDS encoding VOC family protein, with translation MDMLRGGQIAQAGLTDWRKLAQGLHARFLVDDFAAGARFVTAVGEAGDALGHHPSVGLGPGYVDLKLVTDDAIYREDDGTEHVVQWPTQQDVDLAREVSRVAAEHGLTADPTSVSVLELGLDTRRSATIAPVWAALLTGDPAAQGRGTPGDEVRDATGRVPNLWFGDPDENDGRPQRFHVEVYVPAEVAEQRLAAVVAAGGTVVDDSEAPSLVVVADPDGNRGVLCVAEPPSSS, from the coding sequence ATGGACATGCTGCGGGGGGGACAGATCGCCCAGGCCGGGTTGACCGACTGGCGCAAGCTGGCGCAGGGGCTGCACGCGCGGTTCCTCGTCGACGACTTCGCGGCCGGCGCCCGGTTCGTCACCGCTGTGGGTGAGGCGGGAGACGCGCTGGGCCACCACCCGAGCGTGGGGCTGGGGCCGGGATACGTCGACCTCAAGCTGGTCACCGACGACGCGATCTACCGCGAGGACGACGGCACCGAGCACGTCGTCCAGTGGCCGACCCAGCAGGACGTCGACCTCGCCCGCGAGGTCTCCCGGGTCGCTGCCGAGCACGGGCTGACCGCCGACCCGACATCGGTCAGCGTGCTCGAGCTCGGCCTCGACACCCGCCGTTCGGCGACCATCGCCCCGGTCTGGGCCGCGCTGCTGACCGGTGACCCCGCCGCCCAGGGCCGCGGGACGCCCGGGGACGAGGTCCGCGACGCGACCGGGCGGGTCCCGAACCTGTGGTTCGGCGACCCGGACGAGAACGATGGTCGGCCCCAACGCTTCCACGTCGAGGTCTACGTGCCGGCCGAGGTGGCCGAGCAGCGCCTCGCCGCCGTCGTGGCCGCGGGCGGCACCGTGGTGGACGACAGCGAGGCACCCTCGCTCGTCGTCGTGGCCGACCCAGACGGCAACCGCGGGGTGCTCTGCGTCGCCGAGCCACCGTCCTCGAGCTGA
- a CDS encoding NUDIX hydrolase, which yields MTRRTDDVRPRGRRRAMRVLLVDDRDRLLLFRDSDPGMEPVPHWWITPGGGVEPGESDVDAAVREVFEETGIEVSPQDLVGPLATRVVVHGYSDVVTTQDEAFWYVRVPAFEVSTVGHTDQELLTMTAHRWWTRDELAATDEEIWPRAVLTLWSLAEDIAGPTTEDTAEAAREDVSAGGTTPPLDLGTVEESTVPV from the coding sequence ATGACGCGCCGCACCGACGACGTCCGCCCGCGGGGTCGGCGGCGCGCGATGCGCGTGCTGCTCGTCGACGACCGTGACCGCCTGCTGCTCTTCCGCGACAGCGACCCCGGTATGGAGCCGGTCCCCCACTGGTGGATCACGCCGGGTGGCGGGGTCGAGCCAGGCGAGTCCGACGTCGACGCCGCGGTGCGCGAGGTCTTCGAGGAGACCGGGATCGAGGTCTCACCGCAGGACCTCGTCGGCCCGTTGGCGACCCGTGTCGTCGTGCACGGGTACAGCGACGTCGTCACGACCCAGGACGAGGCGTTCTGGTACGTCAGGGTGCCGGCGTTCGAGGTGAGCACCGTCGGGCACACCGACCAGGAGCTGCTCACCATGACCGCGCACCGCTGGTGGACGCGGGACGAGCTCGCGGCGACGGACGAGGAGATCTGGCCACGCGCCGTACTCACGCTTTGGTCCCTCGCCGAGGACATCGCCGGGCCCACCACCGAGGACACCGCCGAGGCCGCCCGTGAGGACGTCTCCGCTGGTGGCACGACGCCGCCGCTCGACCTCGGCACCGTGGAGGAGTCCACCGTCCCGGTCTGA
- a CDS encoding tyrosine-protein phosphatase, with amino-acid sequence MSTSRWIDLDGVVNMRDVGGLPTTDGGTVATGRLLRSDNLQDLSDADIDHLVEVVGVSDIVDLRSNVEVHIEGPAPLQARGLATHHRYSLFRDDEREITAEDALVVPWSKKNQKAADARPRLDDDYWASHYLGYLADRPDSVLGALEVIAQSPGATIVHCAAGKDRTGTVVGLALSVAGVSDEDVVADYVATGERIEKIVGRLTARPAYGEVLKGQPMDHHRPRPETMTRILTVLAERHGGASGWLQDQGWSSYQVGELRGRLRA; translated from the coding sequence GTGAGCACCTCCCGCTGGATCGACCTCGACGGCGTCGTCAACATGCGTGACGTGGGCGGCCTGCCCACCACGGACGGGGGCACCGTCGCCACCGGCCGACTGCTGCGTTCGGACAACCTCCAGGACCTCAGCGACGCCGACATCGACCACCTCGTCGAGGTCGTGGGCGTCAGCGACATCGTCGACCTGCGCAGCAACGTCGAGGTCCACATCGAGGGACCGGCGCCGTTGCAGGCGCGTGGCCTCGCCACCCACCACCGCTACTCGCTCTTCCGCGACGACGAGCGCGAGATCACCGCCGAGGACGCCCTCGTCGTCCCGTGGTCGAAGAAGAACCAGAAGGCTGCCGACGCCCGCCCACGGCTCGACGACGACTACTGGGCCAGCCACTACCTCGGCTACCTCGCGGACCGGCCGGACTCGGTCCTCGGCGCGCTCGAGGTCATCGCGCAGTCGCCCGGCGCGACGATCGTGCACTGCGCCGCGGGCAAGGACCGCACCGGCACCGTCGTGGGCCTCGCGCTCTCGGTCGCCGGGGTGTCCGACGAGGACGTCGTTGCCGACTACGTCGCGACGGGTGAGCGCATCGAGAAGATCGTGGGGCGGCTGACGGCGCGTCCGGCGTACGGCGAGGTCCTCAAGGGCCAGCCGATGGACCACCACCGCCCCAGGCCGGAGACGATGACCCGGATCCTCACGGTCCTGGCCGAACGGCACGGCGGTGCGAGCGGCTGGTTGCAGGACCAGGGCTGGAGCAGCTACCAGGTCGGGGAGCTCCGCGGCCGCCTGCGCGCATGA